In the Gossypium raimondii isolate GPD5lz chromosome 9, ASM2569854v1, whole genome shotgun sequence genome, one interval contains:
- the LOC105798437 gene encoding triacylglycerol lipase 2 isoform X1 has product MQVMAFSPTGLLSLVVFMVLVVEPHPAYGSSRGGWFGRNQGAATPLVNGICAASVTIHGYKCEEHQVKTQDGYILSMQRIPEGRIGGNSSGNKKQPVLIQHGVLVDGMTWLLNSPQQNLPMILADNGFDVWLANTRGTRFCRHHVSLHPSQPEFWDWSWDELVSYDLPAVFDFVFNHTAQKIHYIGHSLGTLIGLASFSEGHQEDQLKSAAFLSPIAYLTHMKTALGVVAARAFVGEITTLFGVAEFNPKGQQASIFLKALCNYPGVDCYDLVTAITGKNCCLNASTVDLFLQNEPQSTATKNMVHLAQTVRDGVIAKYNYGRPDYNLMHYGEARPPIYNISNIPKDLPIFISYGGQDALSDVEDVGQLLDNLKYHDVNKLSIQYIKDYAHADFIMGVNAKDIVYNQVVSFFKNQQ; this is encoded by the exons ATGCAAGTTATGGCTTTTTCTCCTACAGGGTTGTTGAGTTTGGTTGTGTTCATGGTCTTGGTGGTGGAGCCTCATCCAGCCTATGGCTCGAGCCGTGGTGGTTGGTTTGGCCGAAACCAAGGTGCAGCCACTCCACTAGTCAATGGGATATGCGCCGCCTCGGTCACTATCCATGGTTACAAATGTGAGGAACACCAA gtgAAAACCCAAGATGGATATATCTTGAGCATGCAAAGAATCCCAGAGGGACGTATAGGTGGGAATAGTAGTGGAAACAAGAAGCAGCCGGTGTTGATACAACATGGTGTACTTGTG GATGGAATGACGTGGCTCCTGAATTCACCTCAGCAAAATCTACCGATGATTTTGGCTGATAATGGCTTTGATGTTTGGCTAGCCAACACTAGAGGTACTAGATTTTGCAGACACCATGTTTCCCTTCACCCTTCCCAACCG GAATTCTGGGACTGGTCATGGGATGAGTTGGTGAGTTATGATCTACCTGCAGTTTTTGACTTTGTGTTCAACCACACAGCCCAGAAGATTCATTACATTGGCCATTCCCTG GGAACTCTTATAGGTTTGGCGTCATTCTCGGAGGGACATCAAGAAGATCAGCTGAAATCTGCAGCATTTTTAAGTCCAATTGCATACTTGACCCATATGAAGACTGCACTTGGGGTCGTTGCTGCCAGAGCCTTTGTTGGTGAG ATCACTACATTGTTTGGAGTAGCTGAATTCAATCCAAAAGG ACAACAGGCATCAATCTTTCTCAAGGCTTTGTGCAATTATCCAGGAGTTGACTGCTATGATCTGGTGACTGCAATTACAG GTAAAAATTGCTGTCTCAATGCTTCCACAGTTGACCTATTCCTACAAAATGAGCCTCAATCCACAGCAACCAAAAACATGGTGCATTTAGCTCAGA CCGTTCGAGATGGGGTTATCGCAAAATACAACTACGGGAGACCGGATTATAACCTGATGCATTACGGAGAAGCCAGGCCACCAATTTACAACATCTCAAACATACCTAAGGACCTTCCAATATTCATTAGCTATGGAGGCCAAGATGCACTGTCAGACGTTGAAGATGTGGGGCAGTTGCTTGATAATCTAAAGTACCATGATGTCAACAAGCTGTCGATTCAGTACATCAAGGATTATGCTCATGCGGATTTCATAATGGGAGTAAATGCCAAGGATATTGTGTATAATCAAGTTGTTAGCTTCTTTAAAAACCAGCAATGA
- the LOC105798437 gene encoding triacylglycerol lipase 2 isoform X2, which produces MQVMAFSPTGLLSLVVFMVLVVEPHPAYGSSRGGWFGRNQGAATPLVNGICAASVTIHGYKCEEHQVKTQDGYILSMQRIPEGRIGGNSSGNKKQPVLIQHGVLVDGMTWLLNSPQQNLPMILADNGFDVWLANTRGTRFCRHHVSLHPSQPEFWDWSWDELVSYDLPAVFDFVFNHTAQKIHYIGHSLGTLIGLASFSEGHQEDQLKSAAFLSPIAYLTHMKTALGVVAARAFVGEITTLFGVAEFNPKGQQASIFLKALCNYPGVDCYDLVTAITVDLFLQNEPQSTATKNMVHLAQTVRDGVIAKYNYGRPDYNLMHYGEARPPIYNISNIPKDLPIFISYGGQDALSDVEDVGQLLDNLKYHDVNKLSIQYIKDYAHADFIMGVNAKDIVYNQVVSFFKNQQ; this is translated from the exons ATGCAAGTTATGGCTTTTTCTCCTACAGGGTTGTTGAGTTTGGTTGTGTTCATGGTCTTGGTGGTGGAGCCTCATCCAGCCTATGGCTCGAGCCGTGGTGGTTGGTTTGGCCGAAACCAAGGTGCAGCCACTCCACTAGTCAATGGGATATGCGCCGCCTCGGTCACTATCCATGGTTACAAATGTGAGGAACACCAA gtgAAAACCCAAGATGGATATATCTTGAGCATGCAAAGAATCCCAGAGGGACGTATAGGTGGGAATAGTAGTGGAAACAAGAAGCAGCCGGTGTTGATACAACATGGTGTACTTGTG GATGGAATGACGTGGCTCCTGAATTCACCTCAGCAAAATCTACCGATGATTTTGGCTGATAATGGCTTTGATGTTTGGCTAGCCAACACTAGAGGTACTAGATTTTGCAGACACCATGTTTCCCTTCACCCTTCCCAACCG GAATTCTGGGACTGGTCATGGGATGAGTTGGTGAGTTATGATCTACCTGCAGTTTTTGACTTTGTGTTCAACCACACAGCCCAGAAGATTCATTACATTGGCCATTCCCTG GGAACTCTTATAGGTTTGGCGTCATTCTCGGAGGGACATCAAGAAGATCAGCTGAAATCTGCAGCATTTTTAAGTCCAATTGCATACTTGACCCATATGAAGACTGCACTTGGGGTCGTTGCTGCCAGAGCCTTTGTTGGTGAG ATCACTACATTGTTTGGAGTAGCTGAATTCAATCCAAAAGG ACAACAGGCATCAATCTTTCTCAAGGCTTTGTGCAATTATCCAGGAGTTGACTGCTATGATCTGGTGACTGCAATTACAG TTGACCTATTCCTACAAAATGAGCCTCAATCCACAGCAACCAAAAACATGGTGCATTTAGCTCAGA CCGTTCGAGATGGGGTTATCGCAAAATACAACTACGGGAGACCGGATTATAACCTGATGCATTACGGAGAAGCCAGGCCACCAATTTACAACATCTCAAACATACCTAAGGACCTTCCAATATTCATTAGCTATGGAGGCCAAGATGCACTGTCAGACGTTGAAGATGTGGGGCAGTTGCTTGATAATCTAAAGTACCATGATGTCAACAAGCTGTCGATTCAGTACATCAAGGATTATGCTCATGCGGATTTCATAATGGGAGTAAATGCCAAGGATATTGTGTATAATCAAGTTGTTAGCTTCTTTAAAAACCAGCAATGA